One Phaseolus vulgaris cultivar G19833 chromosome 11, P. vulgaris v2.0, whole genome shotgun sequence genomic window carries:
- the LOC137835522 gene encoding uncharacterized protein encodes MWEPLSAKLKTIAEDIPAIITRAVQSSTRKLQDDLFNLKTENNTMKVEVEKLSFNLTLAEIEHSRIELESKIVPYRVRVADLEASIKADAAKVKKLEQRSADREIFLGKVEKARDDAIAELAEANKEKGKITAELGQVQAESKKVVEDLLQAQEINEKLKKQIEELEQQNKGLKEQTEGLQKQIEDLKMSSAQILAAGFAAAREQFACLFPDLDLSMVSLNNEVVDGKVVPVED; translated from the exons atgtgggagcctttatctgctaagctgaagacaATAGCAGAAGACATTCCCGCCATTATAACTAGAGCGGTGCAGAGCTCCActaggaagctccaggacgacctcttcaacctcaaaactgaGAACAAcaccatgaaggttgaggtggagaagttgtccttcaatctgacgctcgcggagattgaacactcccga attgaactagagagcaaaattgtgccttatcgcgttagGGTGGCTGACTTGGAAGCTTCGAtaaaagctgacgccgccaaggtgaaaaagctggagcagaggtctgctgatcgggagatcttcctgggtaaggtggagaaggcgagggacgacgccattgCTGAGCTTGCTGAGGCcaacaaggagaaagggaagatcactgctgaactgggccaagtgcaagcggaatccaagaaggttgttgaagaccttctccaagctcaagagatcaacgaaaaactcaagaaacaaatcgaagagctggagcagcagaataaggggctGAAGGAGCAAACTGAAGGACTccagaagcaaattgaagatcTTAAGATGAGTTCTGcccagattctggctgctggattcgctgctgcacgggaacagtttgcatgcttgttccccgacctggatctcagcatggtgtctttaaacaacgaggtggtggatgggaaggtggttcccgtcGAAGACTGA